From Pseudomonas sp. AN-1:
GGTGGTGCTGGTGCACACCGCGCTGGACTTCGAGGTGTTCACCACCCACCACATCCAGCCGCGTGAGGAGAAGCTGGTGGTCACCGCCGCCGACCCGGCCAGCCGCACCGTGTTCGAGCTCAACGCCGAGCCGGCCGCGCTGGAGTACGCGCGCCTGCTCGGCGTCGATCCGCGCCAGCTCGACCTCGAGACCTTCGCCCTGCACCCGCTGGCGGTGCGCCTCGGCGAGCAGTACTACGTGCGTTCGATCCAGCGGGTCAACGCCGATCTCAGCCTGACCTTCTACTGCGCGGTGGAGAACGGCATCGTCCTCACCGCCATGCAGCCGGGGCCGCTGCTGCCCAACCTGCAGGCGCTGTTCGACGGCCTCGAGCAGCGCCTCGGCCCGCTGCTGCTGACCATCGGCTGCGACTGCTTCCTGCGCCGCCTGGAGGTCGAGGCGCGCGGGCTGGCCGCCGACACCGCCGCCCTGCTGGTGAACCAGCGGGTGATCGGCTTCAACACCTACGGGGAGCAGTTCAATGGCATGCACATCAACCAGACCTTCACCGGAGTCGCCATCGGCCGCCCCGGACGGGGCCTGTGTCGCTGAGCTGCGCGAGCGGCTGGCCGAGCTCGAGGCACGCAACCGCAAGCTGGAGCGGATCAACGCCGCGCTGATCGAGCGCGTCGAGTCCTCCGGCCCGCAGGGCGCCGACGCCTATGCCGCCTTCCAGCACTCGGTGGTGCTCGCCGAGCAGGTGCGCGAGCGCACCGAGGCGCTGAACCGGGCGATGACCGAGCTGCAGACCAGCAACGCGCTGCTCAGCGAGGCGCGCGGCCGTGCCGAGACCGCCCACCAGCACCTGATCGACGCCATCGAGAGCATCTCCGACGCCTTCGTGCTGTTCGACCGCGAGCAGCGTATCCTGCTGTTCAACCGCCGCTTCCAGGCGCTGTGGGGCGACCTGCAGAAGCGCATCCGCCGCGGCATGCGCCTGACCGAGGTGCGCCGCCTGGCGATCAGCTCCGGGCTGGTGGTCGAGGAGCACAGTGGCGCCGACCAGGAACGCACCCTCTACCGCCTGCACGACGGCCGCTGGGTGCAGGTCAGCGAGCGGCCGACCCGCGAGGGCGGCCTGGTGATCCTCTACACCGACATCACCGAGGTGAAGATCCACGAGACCGCGCGCCGCGAGCAGGCGGTGGCGCAGAAGTCGCGCCTGCTGCAGCGCACCATGGACAACCTGTCCCAGGGCGTCGCGGTGATCAATGCCGAGGGCGAGCTGGAGCTGTGGAACGGCCGCTTCCTCGAGCTCTCCGGCCTGGCGCCGATCGAGGCGCACCGGCCGTTCGCCGAGGTGATGGCCGACAGCGAGCTGAGCCTGCTCACCCCCGACAGCCGCGACGAGCGCGGCCGCCCGCTGCGCGAGCGCGAGCAGCGCCTCGGCGACGGCCGCGTGCTGGAGGTGCGCACCCACCCGATGCCCACCGGCGGCTTCGTCAACACCTACACCGACATCACCGAGCGCTACCGCTACGCCGAGACCCTGCGCGAGAGCGAGCGCTGGGTGCGCCTGATCACCGACCAGGTGCCGGCGCTGATCGCCTACATCAGCGGCGAGCTCACCTACGAGTTCACCAATCGCGTCTACGACGAATGGTACGGCTGGCCGCGCGGCGCCATGCTCGGCCAGGCCATCCAGGCGGTGCACAGCGACGAGCACTGCCGCCTGCTCGAGCCGTACATCGAGCGCGCCTTCGCCGGCGAGAGCGTCACCTTCGAGGTGGCCGAGCGTAACCAGTCCGGCCAGGAGCGCTACATGCTGCGTTCCTACGTGCCCAACCGCCAGCCGGGCGGCGAGGTGCTCGGCATCTTCGTGCTGATCCGCGACATCACCGAGCGTCGGCGCACCGCCGAGGCGCTGCACCAGGCCTACCAGAACCTCGAGCGGCGCGTGCGCGAGCGCACCGCCGAGCTGACCGCAGTGAACAGCCAGCTGC
This genomic window contains:
- the nahK gene encoding hybrid sensor histidine kinase/response regulator NahK/ErcS', translating into MACTSTRPSPESPSAAPDGACVAELRERLAELEARNRKLERINAALIERVESSGPQGADAYAAFQHSVVLAEQVRERTEALNRAMTELQTSNALLSEARGRAETAHQHLIDAIESISDAFVLFDREQRILLFNRRFQALWGDLQKRIRRGMRLTEVRRLAISSGLVVEEHSGADQERTLYRLHDGRWVQVSERPTREGGLVILYTDITEVKIHETARREQAVAQKSRLLQRTMDNLSQGVAVINAEGELELWNGRFLELSGLAPIEAHRPFAEVMADSELSLLTPDSRDERGRPLREREQRLGDGRVLEVRTHPMPTGGFVNTYTDITERYRYAETLRESERWVRLITDQVPALIAYISGELTYEFTNRVYDEWYGWPRGAMLGQAIQAVHSDEHCRLLEPYIERAFAGESVTFEVAERNQSGQERYMLRSYVPNRQPGGEVLGIFVLIRDITERRRTAEALHQAYQNLERRVRERTAELTAVNSQLREEIDERARAEARLREAKREAEQANLSKTKFLAAVSHDLLQPLNAARLFTSALLEQPVPAPSAGLIRNVSNSLEDVESLLGTLVDVSKLDAGVIKPDVGAFAVADLLDNLAAEYRQIAASEGLTLDFVPSSALVKSDTQLLARVLRNFLSNAIRYTASGRVLLGCRRRPGGLSIEVWDTGAGIAPDKLGEIFQEFKRGAPVRATQDRGLGLGLAIVEKIVRMLGHRIRVSSREGIGSCFAVEVPYARSVARPREQSELLPPPGEHLQGARVWVVDNDAAICAGMRTLLEGWGCNVVTALSGDDLARQVDTVQGVADILIVDYHLDNGHTGAELVQELNARRSVPLPVLMITANYSNDLKQQMRDLGQVLMHKPVRPMKLKTAMSHLLERGRG
- the nosP gene encoding nitric oxide-sensing protein NosP, which gives rise to MEEDLNDVVRTALSESSDAESVAQDLARQLMHPHLGCVLFFCSAEYDLPALAAALEQYFGGVRLVGCTTAGEITPQGYGRGCVSAVGFDHRSFSIAAARIDALDSFSLLDAQQVVAQLVEECRGSRLEPVAGHSFALTLLDGLSSREELVLSALNAAFGRIPHFGGSAGDDNHLTRTHVYHDGRFHTGAAVVVLVHTALDFEVFTTHHIQPREEKLVVTAADPASRTVFELNAEPAALEYARLLGVDPRQLDLETFALHPLAVRLGEQYYVRSIQRVNADLSLTFYCAVENGIVLTAMQPGPLLPNLQALFDGLEQRLGPLLLTIGCDCFLRRLEVEARGLAADTAALLVNQRVIGFNTYGEQFNGMHINQTFTGVAIGRPGRGLCR